One genomic window of Acidobacteriota bacterium includes the following:
- a CDS encoding GNAT family N-acetyltransferase: MASIDAFRPEDARAIVAMYRRVFGNDSADENRLRWEWQYAHNPNNPAGGPLIWVAREGSTVVGQYATMPVRLQVAGAEIDASWGMDVMIAPERQRQGLGDALFRWWDQHGGASLGLGLSEASYRLFQKLHWPNAGPVPCLIKPLSRRAFRRPNWPMPINRLVSALTHPLIRIISRSRPLRAEIVPVDRFGEEFTLLWKRLAPKFDFSVKRDAAYLNWKYLEPPHVRYSTVALRRGSEVHGYAVYRHVREPRGRVTLLVDFLAHPDDDLGVKTILRWVDQEARRADSDKIRAFALHEGFRRIMKRSGYFQVKSTMEFMAKINAIEVPPGFYASTARWHVTLGDSDQDR; this comes from the coding sequence ATGGCATCCATTGACGCCTTTCGACCTGAAGACGCCAGAGCGATTGTTGCGATGTACCGTCGCGTGTTTGGCAACGACTCCGCCGACGAGAACCGCCTGCGCTGGGAGTGGCAGTACGCGCACAACCCCAACAACCCGGCCGGCGGACCGCTCATCTGGGTCGCGCGTGAGGGATCGACTGTCGTCGGCCAGTACGCGACGATGCCGGTCCGGTTGCAGGTCGCCGGCGCCGAGATCGACGCGTCGTGGGGTATGGACGTGATGATTGCGCCCGAGCGCCAGCGCCAGGGCCTCGGCGATGCGCTGTTCCGGTGGTGGGACCAGCACGGTGGCGCCTCGCTCGGCCTGGGTCTGTCAGAGGCGTCGTATCGGCTGTTCCAGAAGCTGCACTGGCCGAACGCCGGACCGGTGCCCTGCCTGATCAAGCCCCTGTCGAGGCGGGCCTTTCGCCGGCCCAACTGGCCGATGCCGATTAATCGTCTCGTGTCGGCGCTGACGCATCCGCTGATCCGCATCATTTCGCGCTCGAGGCCCCTGCGGGCCGAGATCGTGCCGGTTGATCGATTCGGCGAAGAATTCACGCTGCTGTGGAAGCGCCTCGCGCCCAAGTTCGATTTCTCGGTCAAGCGTGATGCGGCCTATCTCAACTGGAAGTACCTCGAACCCCCCCACGTCCGCTACTCGACGGTCGCACTCCGGCGCGGATCAGAAGTGCACGGGTACGCGGTCTACCGCCACGTGCGCGAACCTCGCGGACGGGTGACGCTGCTCGTCGATTTCCTGGCGCACCCCGACGATGATCTTGGGGTGAAGACGATCCTGCGTTGGGTGGACCAGGAGGCACGACGCGCCGATTCGGACAAGATCCGCGCCTTCGCGTTGCACGAGGGTTTCCGCCGCATCATGAAGCGGTCGGGCTACTTCCAGGTGAAGTCGACGATGGAGTTCATGGCCAAGATCAACGCGATCGAGGTGCCGCCTGGTTTCTATGCGAGCACGGCGCGCTGGCACGTGACACTCGGCGATTCGGACCAGGACCGGTAG